A portion of the Daphnia magna isolate NIES linkage group LG4, ASM2063170v1.1, whole genome shotgun sequence genome contains these proteins:
- the LOC123471058 gene encoding uncharacterized protein LOC123471058: MHSDQLLPTVLIQHITGLIDVIKADSEKRQAELSRLQSMKLTTVPASAVSTPCSSPHATPSKRLVKLDGDVFIDRDALKNAVAYGSTANTDHNLNLMINTILDAFFTQSQLAGYSLSGKACPNMKGSKLKPKIPSNIIQALKNFVRRNWKEWYKLVPTDKAINSGVGAKLRSCHTAAKNKGKKSSLTKQPLFIGDNDSEDDNGNSKDGVDDNEDNISVRSSDFENEDSSSQAAEENDVI, encoded by the exons ATGCACTCCGATCAACTTCTTCCAACAGTTCTTATTCAAC ATATCACGGGCCTTATTGATGTCATCAAGGCCGATTCTGAGAAAAGGCAGGCGGAGCTTTCGCGTCTACAGTCAATGAAACTGACCACTGTCCCTGCATCTGCCGTTTCAACTCCTTGTTCTTCTCCACACGCTACTCCCTCGAAGCGATTA GTAAAGCTTGATGGTGATGTATTTATTGATCGAGATGCACTTAAAAATGCCGTTGCCTATGGATCTACTGCTAATACGGATCATAACCTAAACTTAATGATCAACACGATCTTGGATGCATTCTTCACACAAAGCCAATTGGCAGGCTATAGTTTATCGGGAAAGGCGTGCCCAAATATGAAGGGGAGTAAACTGAAGCCCAAGATTCCCTCAAACATCATTCAAGCTCTCAAAA attttgtgCGAAGAAATTGGAAAGAATGGTACAAATTGGTACCAACTGACAAAGCAATAAACAGTGGCGTGGGTGCTAAACTTCGTTCATGTCATACGGCAGCTAAgaacaaagggaaaaaatcaTCACTTACCAAACAGCCTTTGTTTATCGGAGATAATGACAGCGAAGATGACAACGGTAATTCTAAAGATGGTGTTGACGATAACGAAGACAATATTTCCGTACGTAGTTctgattttgaaaatgaagactCGTCATCACAAGCTGCCGAAGAAAACGACGTTATCTAG
- the LOC123471357 gene encoding LOW QUALITY PROTEIN: uncharacterized protein LOC123471357 (The sequence of the model RefSeq protein was modified relative to this genomic sequence to represent the inferred CDS: inserted 2 bases in 1 codon), whose product MSFRQNKKRAGYSRWTLNRMGRKKASELVNKLLNPDCETINKETTVFTREEARDITVESPLHGDTQTILPLQAEDCEHQAIIHAAAGSETSHQASDSVFQDMSSIPPLEKSNELIDDESWGDTDSMIDDGSCDEMEEEDLGYQGKTKTDSSVYLPLLCILFYLRDHLTKAALQHHLKILMVATKTSIRKLTSVHNLLSKYRHLKTTIKKTFVCRLKDCNVEKQPCGHKYTNNRSSDCYILQLPIAEQISYYIKTYHNKQQKSTSPSDDPDTRSDVNSGGNYRRLQEAGVIDENTITTQINTDGAQKFKSSKFGIWPLMGIINEASFKTRRSCIILLALWYGNKNXPRDTLLEQAIEELNKLQKHGIEVNGIIYKVRVLIISTDTVARPLVRNSTQFNGEFGCDFCLHPGERVPKGKGSVRVYPQPNSYPTFKPRSMEQHKKDLELVGMLKNKPVHGIVGPNPFQKLADFDHVEAYVPEYMHSCCLGVFKMFIKLWTDKKHKKEKWYIGYYLAVINARLSQAKPPYDISRTIDSLNDLTDWKASMYRTFVLYYFHLLEGLLPSPFFGHFSGLVYGMSLLLQERVNVADVSKVEALFHKFVIDSEILYGIEHIGINMHF is encoded by the exons ATGAGTTTccgtcaaaacaaaaaaagagctgGATATTCCAGATGGACTCTCAACAGAATGGGGAGAAAGAAAGCCTCTGAATTAGTTAATAAATTGTTGAATCCTGATTGCGAGACAATTAACAAAGAA aCTACAGTTTTTACTAGAGAAGAAGCTAGAGACATTACAGTTGAATCTCCATTACACGGTGATACTCAGACAATATTGCCTCTTCAAGCAGAAGATTGTGAACATCAAGCAATAATTCATGCTGCAGCAGGTAGCGAAACTTCACACCAAGCTTCAGATAGTGTATTTCAAGATATGTCTAGCATCCCACCACTGGAAAAGTCAAATGAATTAATAGATGATGAAAGTTGGGGAGATACCGATAGCATGATAGATGATGGCAGCTGTgatgaaatggaagaagaagatttagGATATCAA ggaaaaacaaaaactgattCATCGGTATACCTGCCATTACTTTGCATACTCTTCTACCTAAGAGATCATTTGACTAAGGCTGCCTTACAGCATCATCTCAAAATATTGATGGTGGCTACAAAGACTAGCATAAGAAAACTAACAAGTGTGCACAACCTGCTATCAAAATACCGTCACCTGAAGACAACTATTAAAAAGACCTTCGTCTGTAGGTTAAAGGATTGTAATGTCGAAAAACAACCTTGTGGACACAAATACACAAATAATCGCTCAAGTGACTGCTACATTCTTCAACTTCCGATTGCAGAACAGATTTCTTATTACATCAAAACTTATCATAATAAACAGCAAAAATCAACAAGCCCTTCAGATGATCCTGACACTCGCAGCGATGTTAACTCTGGCGGAAATTACAGAAGACTACAAGAGGCCGGTGTTATCGATGAAAACACCATTACCACGCAGATCAATACTGATGGAGCTCAAAAGTTTAAATCTAGCAAGTTCGGAATTTGGCCTCTGATGGGGATAATCAATGAAGCAAGTTTCAAAACACGACGATCCTGCATTATACTATTAGCCCTATGGTACGGTAACAAAAA CCCTAGAGATACTCTGCTTGAACAAGCCATTGAAGAACTGAATAAGCTTCAAAAACATGGCATAGAAGTGAACGGAATTATCTACAAAGTACGCGTCTTGATTATTTCTACTGATACTGTCGCTCGTCCACTTGTTCGCAATTCAACCCAATTCAACGGCGAGTTTGGATGCGACTTTTGCCTTCATCCTGGTGAGCGAGTGCCAAAAGGAAAAGGGAGTGTCCGGGTATATCCGCAGCCAAATTCCTACCCAACCTTCAAGCCAAGATCCATGGAACAGCACAAAAAGGATCTAGAACTGGTTGgtatgttgaaaaataaaccagtcCATGGAATTGTCGGCCCTAATCCCTTCCAAAAATTGGCTGATTTTGACCATGTCGAAGCATACGTCCCGGAGTATATGCACTCTTGTTGCCTTGgtgttttcaagatgttcATCAAGCTTTGGACTGATAAGAAACATAAGAAGGAAAAATGGTATATAGGTTACTATCTAGCAGTTATCAATGCCCGCCTTTCTCAAGCCAAACCTCCATATGATATATCCCGCACCATTGATTCACTCAACGATTTGACTGACTGGAAGGCTTCTATGTATCGTACTTTTGTCCTATACTATTTCCATCTGTTAGAGGGTCTCTTACCATCACCTTTTTTTGGACATTTCTCAGGCCTCGTTTACGGCATGTCCCTGTTGTTACAAGAACGTGTGAATGTGGCTGATGTTTCCAAAGTAGAGGCTCTGTTTCACAAATTTGTCATTGATTCAGAAATTCTTTACGGGATCGAACACATTGGAATCAATATGCATTTTTGA